Sequence from the Ooceraea biroi isolate clonal line C1 chromosome 5, Obir_v5.4, whole genome shotgun sequence genome:
atcacgTACGCACATCACATATTTATTCACTCTtactcatttaaataattcactcCTGGGTAAAACTGAAGGAGACGGGTCCTCCTCATcgatttccttctaactttgtagaaatgtatattttggtcctaaaaaaagattgcgagaaggaaaatcgtcgctctcaagtagAACCAAAGTTAGAACGTACTGAAAAATgagtttcggggttaggaaatctgtcataccggcggtGTACAGGGACAGCGCAGAGTGACCGGGCACGCGtatattctctgctttaatgaTTAGAACAaaagcttttttttattcattcttttttattacactactgAAGTCACTTGGAAAAGTGACACTCCTGTACTCGATTACTCTCTCGCTGACTGTCAATCCCTTGTTCGCTCACTCGATCTATAACCATAACCTACAAAGGTCTAGATATATCGCTAGCGCTCTCTCGCGGCAGAAAGTGCAACTGTACAACAATCGAcgttgacgacgacgtttctttgGACTTTGAATCgtaatatctccgctcgtagggcacatAGCGAAAAAATAAGATCATTTTTCTTATGCAAATCATACCCAAGCTAtcgattgagcctacttagaactTGATCAATTCACccgttattgagatctgataatTTCAGGTACTCGCAGCTCGCCGACTTGCGTAAattcacggtgcggtctcgcgctACGCGTTTATTTGATATCTATGACATTCTCAACTttcttatgtataatatataattcattgcaaaatgatatccGAGAGACATCGAAGGAATGTCTAAAGGACATTTTATATCCTGTGAACATCCCTACGACGTCCTTCAGACTTTTGTGCGTGATGATATCCTGACATGCGGATGTCCTGCAGATATCCTGTCGATATCACGCGATACGAAGATTTCAGTAGGATATCGTAAGGATATCCTTTTGGGATATCCTAGATGCTACTTACTTGGATATCTCTGGGATTATATTAGTAAATCTGCGACAATTTGGGATATCCTCAGGATAAAGTGTGCTGTGTGGGGAGTGTTATAGACATAGTTATATGGATATTATTAGAATTAGATAGATTagttatatagatatattagttataagttatatgtatatatacatatatatatatatgtagcgGCTGGGCGCCTGCAGAGCGGCAGCCGCCGCTACATACACGCTAGCCGGCGTGCAGCGCGAGACCGCTCACGCGGCGTAGTTCCGCGAGCGCCGCTAGGCGTCGCAGCGCCAGCTCGCTTACTCGCCCGCAAGAATCGGTCGGTGCGGTATATAAGACCGCGCGGCAAGACCTCGAGCATCTTCTTCGACTCGCTCTCCACCACGAGCACGAGTCGAAACGCTGCCACAAGCAGGTAACGGAACGTAAGCCAACACGACCACAACACGACCACAAAGGCCGATAGTACACCGCAGGCTAAGTCAACCGGTAGTAGCAGTACCCATTCCTGCCGACAACCAGTAGCTTGGACGAAGTATTGCAGCGGTATCAACTACACCACCGGAGCCATCAGTCGTAGCCGCACCTCGTCGCCGAAAAGCGATCATCCGGGCCATCACATCGGTCCAAATTCCTGCAGCCCAGCTACCTCTGCAGCGACGACAGGGTTTGGCATCACCGGCGCCAACAGCGAAGACCTCTCCGGTGCGAACAGTAAGAACACCGCCGGCGTCAACAGCGAGGGCATCACCAACACCAGTGCCAACACCGGTATCCCCGGTAGCCGGGACACACGGTGGTTACTCCACGACTCCAGAGGACGAGCCGCCGCCAAGGGTCTGTGAGGACCTCTTACCGTGGGCGTTACGCGAGATCCGTTTGTCACCATCACGACGGACACGGCCCCATAGACACCCTGGCCGTGTGGGACATCAGAGTTCGCCGCCTCACGAGTCCTCGAGCAAGGAGATCAGAAACGCCATCACCCGGAATCCGGCCATCACCGACCGGAAAAGAGAACATCGCTACCCAGACAAACATCTCCTGGGTAGCCGCTTCCAGTGACGAGTCTCCATCACCACCGCGGGACAAGTGGGGTCCCATCCTCGTCACACTTACGGAGCCCTACATCTCCTATAGGGAACGCCGCCAGGACTAACACCCGTCCAACAGAGGCTACACCACCGCCTCTCCAAGCCGCTTAGGCGGCCACTAAACTTCCACGACATCAGCGCCGCCACCGGCGTTGCCTCCTATAAAAGGAGACATCACGACGACGAGCGACGTCAGTCAGCAGCAGCCAACGCTCCTGACAACTTCAGCTCAGCTCTCGTCGAAGATACGGCCCAGCCCGCCGTTACAACAATTTTCACCAAGACGCGAAGACGTCACGACAActgtatcaattatttatcctgaatataataataaaaaataaattattatattcactGCCTCCTTCTCTTCTCCGAGCGAACCAACCACGTGcctacaatatacatatacacacaataTTTGTCCGTCTGTAACAATGTTCActtataaatttgaatattttgccAACCAACTTCTCCCTCTTCATTAAAATACATGCAGAATTCCTCACGAATATTAGCTGCACGTAATGAGTACGCTCTTGGTTGAGTAGGTTTAATGTTTGTGAAAGCACAATTATCGTTCAGAGTTTTCCTCCAAGATCCATCTCGAATGTTTCCGTCTGCTAAAGGCCAATCTGCAAGCTCCTGTGTTACATAAGTTTCTTGTTCATGTTTTCTCAACCAATTGTGAAGGCAAACGATTGCTTGAACCATTTTTGTTGCAGTTGTAACTTTTGCTAAAATTGGTCGTCTTAAAAGTCGCCATTGACTAGCCATAATGCCAAAAACATTCTCGACCGTTCTTCGTACTCGAGATaaacgataattataaatacgttttTCTAATGTCATTCCGCTTTTGGCTGTATATGGCTGCATCATGTAATCGGTTAACGGAAATACTAGTCCAAAAATGAAGTGATCCTTTACCTGCAATTGATATTAATGCTGGCGTATTGTCTGTCtttgtttttattgaaaagGAATTTTTCAGAGAAAGTGAGTGTTTTACCTCTTTCATGAACAAATCCAACGGATAAAGTCTCTCCGGATCAGATCCGAGTAATTTAATAGCGTCGCTCAATTCGGAGTGGTAGAGCTTCAgtatattatcaaaatactGATCACGGAATGACTTGAGGGTGCAAGAATAAAGCAGGAACGACAGATCACAGACGGGACTAACGCAACGCGCGAGTTGGAAATCGAGCATCAATACTTCTTTCTGATTTTGCCCGACGTTACGAATTAAAAAGTTTGGTGCCCAACAATCACCTTCGGACACGACGGTCGGAAACGCTTCATCTCCTACCATTACATAGGGCAAGATTGGACCATTTTCATATAATGGTTCAGGCAATGGAAGATTGAATTCCTTTCTGTCAAATAACTGGCCTATCAtgctatttttaaaaacaccTGCATCACCCTGCCTTCCAGGAGCACCAATGTCAACAGcacgtattatataattagcaTCACACACTACAAGTAAAATAATACTGtgactatttttataattataatactcaGATCCTGCGTTGTTAGGGCactgaaaagaaattaagtcAAATAGCTTACATTAGGTCAGATTGAATTACtatatagatttttaatttgaaaattacttGAATGACAACATGTTTCCCATCTATAGCACCTATGCAGTGAGGGAAGTTCCATTTGTTTTCAAAGTCATTTGCAATTTCTTTCCAATCTTCCATGTCACATTTCGGAAGTACTATAGGACATAAACGGTTCCATATTGTTAAACATGTTTCGCGTATGATATTTACAATGCTACTCAAAGATACTAAATTGATATGATAGAGATGTCATACTATCTCCTGAAGCAAGATATCTGTAAGcattaaaagaaatgtaaCAATCACTTTGGTGTGTAAagtcaaatttcatttattatatgtcatttaaaatcaaatatttttgtaccTTATAGTTAATATCAAACGTTGCTCTTCGTCAATTGGTTCACGCACATATTGCTTTTTTAAATCTGCTCCTACTATCGATAATAACTCTTCAAATTGTATCATTGTCATCCTTGTGTAATTTTGGAACCGAAGATCTTCTAGTCGGACACTAGGAAGTATAGCATAGTAAAATCCATATTGCTgccttttttttaacatttcagATATCCAAATTCTTgaagatttcttttttccttttttttaacttcATTACAGTTGCAATTATTGCGATACCtgctattaatttctttttttttgtttttcgaattCTTTGTCAATAATAGTAACGCATTGTAATAACCACTCATTATAAGAAGTATTTATTGACATTTGGCATGTTTTGTACAACTAAAGTTAGACCTGAAGTTGtagtttttgaaatttcagaGTCAAATCGCTTGCGTCAAATGATGTACGCAAACGCATGCGCACATCATTTGACGCTTtgacgctcgacgctcgaTGCTCCTATGTAAGGGCACCTTAACACTCTCCCCGTTTAAGTGCTTTGCGAACACTTACCAACCCTAAAGGTGCTAtttcatgctgacgctcgacgctcagTTTTAGTAGAGACCCTAGAAGTAAGAGACTGGCCAAGGTTTTCAATTTCTGATTGGCTGGATACATAATGGCGGAATAATAATGGCGGAGCCAATCAATGACGAGCAAATATAAGCTTACTACAGAAGTATCGCTCGTGTAAACGTAATGATAGTTTTGAATACtattgaaaaatagaaatatgaaaaataagagTTAAAATACATTCAAttgttatgaaataattataaaaatgcttgTGAAGTATGTATAAACATGCAATGTTCACTCcattatatgaataaataaattacgaaaTGTAAGTTTaaagtttctttatttaacaatagTATGCATGGCCATAATTTTACTAGCAAAAACAGGTTTATTTGATCGTACTGATTGACATTTGCGcaacttaaatttaataaaacgcaGTTTGATTTTCGTGGATAAGTTGTGACAATTTGTTAAAGTCTCACATTCAATATCTTCCATTTTgttcatgaaaaaattaacaatatcataacttacgtttttaacataaggcaaatagtttttaaaaagaatattcattttaataaaaaaatggaagGTACTTTtgtttacaaaaaataaagtatttttgcgATAACTGACAGTAGCGAGTAGCTATATATAATACCATTTTCTGCCATTTTCTATCCAACTAGAACCTTGGCCAGTCTCTTACTTTTAGGGTCTCTAAGTTTTAGCGTCAAAGTGAGTCACGTGACCGACTCCATCAGTGGAAGGAGAAATAGCGTCAAATGCGAGCGGCAACGTTTGTTTGAGTATCAATTTGGTATCAAGTCAGCGTTTTATTTACTTGATGTGTAATAAGTGCATCTTCAATAGTACGAAACAAATAGTTTTTTTCGGTAATTAAAGAGTGCTTTTTATTGAGTAATGTGAGTACAGTGATTTGTGACATACTGTTCagtgaatataaatatcaagcaTGACTTATGCAATGTCAGAAAATTAttgatgaagaaagaaaacagaaaacgtGTCGAAAAAGAGTTAGAGCGGCACTTATTATCAATGCGATTATGAGACTGAAAAAAACGATCAGGGTTTACCAAAAAAACCCAGATAACAAAATGCACGCACAGTGAGCTCATAGCAGCAGACAGATGCGTCCTCAATTAAGGCTCATATGGCTCGCACGCATGATTGCGCATGCGTGCACGCATATCGCTCACACGTTGTGTAAATACATTTTCagattgtataaaaatatattattagtattccCCACCttgtgaaataaaagaaaatggaatgttttatacaacatttttattgcaattataacatttttaaacatgtatagttgtataattataatgttaatgaaatacatataatattcgaCAAGAAAACATGCACAgcgatagaaaaataaagaatatactataaaattgcgaaacGGTGACACATGTACGTTTTTTATATTGCACGTTTTTATCTTGTCACATAACTTGCATTAATTctggaatataaattattatatcaagcgCAAATTAATACTGTATGgttaaaagaaagagataaatcagtaaaattatatttctatgggggaataatatatattctatagaataatatatattctatagaatatatattattatattaaacgcAAATATAAAGCTTGCATAAATTCtagaatataaatgttatcaAACACAAAACATAACTTGCATTAATTCTAGAATATaacccagcaaacattttggttgtgggatgttgccaaatgagaaacaaatgtCAGCGGAACTATAATGCCAAAGCCAGAGCCTACTGTGTCCTCAGTTGGTCTCCACTGTGAACCAAATCTGACGAACATATTCCACAGTCAAATTGACGACAACATTAGAGcagatctgacaatagaacggtgaaaatgttgcatattgacggaagtgtgctaacagaattgcaataaagtatgtttacaaagtatgttttccatttgcgaccttccggcaaacataatttgttgccacatttgtaattgcagaaaatgtttgctgggaaattattatatcaaacgCAAATTAATACTGTATGGTtaatagaaagaataaatcagtaaaattattttccttgcTAGTCATCGGAGTCATTCGAGTCATCCATCATGTCCTCGACGTCTTCATTTTCGAACTCGTTGTCTAGTAATTGCAATGGCTGCATTTCCTCCATGAGTTCTACATCGTCACCATCGGTGTCACGATCTGACTTACTCGTTTTTGTCAAGCTGTTGCGGAACCTTTGTTTTGTACTTCGCAAAACTTTTTGCATTTCGATTTTGAACATGATCCTTTCTCATGCATCCTGGCTTAGTGGAAATACGCaaatttcaagattattattaataaaatatgtgtaaATTTGCTGAGTATGAGTATAGAACAAAATTCGCGGTCAACATAACCTTATAATTTGTGCATGCCGTTTTCTCTATGATCGCTCAGTACTTAATATCTATTAGATTAACTGAAATATATTCTGCTATGTTGCTTTGCGTTTTGTatgatataaatgaaaatgaaagattATACCTTAgattaaattcagttttgGATGAGCGAAGCTGGTCTGCGGCTCTGCGGTCAACACTGATGCACTAAACTGAACACTGTCAACAGCGCGAGTAATGGCGGGACATACGAAACATTACGCCGCATCCAAAAATGGCAATGTCTATAAAGCCACAATACGTCGTAATCGTAATACGATCGAAGAATAATCGACCGTGATTGGTCGATTCTCTTACGACTTACGGTTACGACGTACTGTAGAACTGCGGCCTAATTGTACTCTCGCacgtagatatatatatatataccgtgTCACGCTGTGTGCACACATTGGTCGCATATTTGCGGCATGGTGTGATTGCACACGTGATCTTTTACGCATGCATACGTGTGATCATCACAGCGTGAGTGCGAGAATGATGCGTTTTTGCGCTCACGATGTGAATATCACGCGGTGAGAGGGATGTGAGCCGCACGTTTGCTATCTGGGACATTCGAACAATGACAATGAGGAAGCAGCAAGACCATAaacaatattacttttattacttttcgtATTATGTTTATGTTTCGTGTCATATCGGAGGTATGTGTTTAAAGCTTTTTCTTTGTGCTGTAAGAACTTACAAGAATTTTgtatttacttttaatactTAGAAACTTGAGATAATTTTAAGAGGTACTGTTAAGAGTTACGTTCATAAAgtttataaagtttttttttataaatgaaaagttatgttattgtaaactttatgtttttttaaagagatttgttactattatataagattaatatatacttCTACAGCCGATTTTTACATTGAAAGactgattatataaataaacatttattctgcaatgtaaacttctttcatatatcatcatccccttctttattttatgaaatgtcagaaatgtattattatgtagCATTCAATATCgtagatatatagatatcccagatagcacagagagttaaaaaaattcactTGTTTGTCACAAATTGTGAGTtaattttcagatgcaaaaagaattcttttacgctccataacattttttctattttttttgctTCTGAAAATGAACTTAGCATTTGTGACAtacaaatgaattctttttgaactctctgTGCTATGTGGAATATCTATACATACGATATTGAATGCTACATCTCATACAGCAAAACAAAAGTTCGAAGGATGTCCACAGGATATAAAATGTCCTTTAGACATCCCTTCGATGTCTCTCGgacttttgtgctgtatgCGATATCTCATAACATCACTCGGACATCCTCTGGATGTCGTCTGCGATATCTGTAGGATATCCCCTAGGCAGATTTTAGGCGGACActtgtgcatatattttgtacatccCACGGATAACTGAGATCATCTTGGGATATCTTATGGCTATTGCGATATCCCAAAATGATATCTATGGGATATCTCTTAGATAAAGTGTGTTGTGTGGGTCTCAatcaaataacatttattaattttcaaaacatttttcaataattctacatatttcaatttgatgcaaaattatatatatatatatatatatatgtgtgtgtgtgtgtgaaatgtaaaacaatattgctagaattttttaaaaataataaaatacacttTATAAGTATCACAGgtgtaacataaaattttttcatttgatagcatgtttttatatttttaattttgaaataaagtGGAAAAAATTTCAGGTCCAATTTCAGTTATTGTACAAAACATTGCACAATGTCAATATTGAgcacaaaattatttgtgttttcttcttctgcttTTGTAATATCTTccagaaattttaataatagtgTATTCTGTTTGTGTTGACTAAGTGTCAACAATCTttcctttatatataaaaacatgccATCTAATGCATTAATTTCTTGTGCCTTTGGCAAATTTATCACAGGCGCCTCTGTATCACGATGCAGTGCATCAGCAATACGATTcattgtaacaattacatcGTCATTCAGTGTTGCCAGTAGTGGGACTCTAACAGTAGACGGTAGTAttggtggggatggagtggggatagTTTCGTGCGCGCCGCGATTTCAGGTAACGTCGGACAGTAGAAGAAGACAAGCATATCACTGTCTGTCTCACTCGCTCGCGAAGATCGCAACGACGAATTGGCATTATTGGCGATGCGCGGTACAAATCTGAATACAAACGTAATCTGTAATTCATCTCTTCATtgctatatatacagggtgtctgagaccacccgtacatgccgaatattttgataactgagcgtgacagataaaaatgttttaatcaaaagttgtagggctttaacaattacatgaaatggtgatacatatttgaccttgacagcagttatgcaggaagtctcaaggtcaactttaaaatcttaaatggaaactcccattttttattaaatcatcttcttctaccaattaattggaacaacttttgtctgaaacatgttttctgaaaatgcttccattgaccttgacatgtatttgaaataaaaactacattttgaaataaaaaagtctcGCTCTTAACATAATCCAGAACtaacgacgaggacgtggcGAGTTTCTAGTTCcatgttttttcttaatttaaaaaattgtaatgtttttaaaatgttttcagtgGTACGGccaaaaaaacggaaaaataattaataaacatagtgataccaaatactatgttacacaaaccaattatgaatacgtaaaagcatttaaaaaaaactgaaatagctgTCCCAAATACGGGACATTATGCACCAACGGGTTAACAACGTTTCTGAGTGAGTGAGTATGTTTGTTCAAGCAAAGTGTTCAAAGTGAGCACCGTTTTCTGCGATGCACATATCTACTCTGCGTTGGAAGGAATTAGTTGCTCGAAGAATCTCATCAGCACCTAAAGATCGAATTGCTTCACTTATCCTAAGGATCATATTGTCCCTTATAGTCGGACGTTCATGGTACACCAAATCTTTTATCCTTccccaaaaataataatctaaaacGGTGAGGTCCGGTGATCGGGGCGGATAATTGATGGGACCATATTTGCCTATCCATTTGTTGGGAAACATAGCGTTTAGTATTGTACGAACAACTCTCGATGTATGCGACGGGCATCCATCTTGTTGAAACCACATGTCCAAGCGCAATTGCAGAGGAAAATTTTCTAGTAAGATGGGAAGATCTGTCTCTATCAAAGCTGAATATCTATCAGCGTTTAgattttcttcaaagaaaataGGACCTACGATCTGACTTCCAATAATGCCACACCAAACATTAACTTTCCACACATGTTGATGATCTATTTCTCTCAACCAGTGAGGATTAACTTGTGACCAATAACGACAGTTCCAAGTATTATTAGATCCGTTACTTTTAAATGTACATtcgtcagaaaataaaattttaaggtGAAAATCAGGTGGTTGCTGTCTTAtccaattgcaaaatgcaagTCTCTGTTGAAAATCATCATACTTCAACGCTTGGTGAACAGACATTCTGTAAGGGTGAAACTTGTTTGCTCTCATAATGCGCCAAATAATGTCACGAC
This genomic interval carries:
- the LOC113562003 gene encoding uncharacterized protein LOC113562003; translated protein: MNGSVIIIRKVSSKDFVKIYLTMSYSNEEAYDMLLILGECRGTFSGAERLWRERYPDRTPHSRNVFSRLAKRIRTKGVIQPEHNKSRQIHRPIRDEKTAEILALVELNPHDSLRRRERDSGVSRDIIWRIMRANKFHPYRMSVHQALKYDDFQQRLAFCNWIRQQPPDFHLKILFSDECTFKSNGSNNTWNCRYWSQVNPHWLREIDHQHVWKVNVWCGIIGSQIVGPIFFEENLNADRYSALIETDLPILLENFPLQLRLDMWFQQDGCPSHTSRVVRTILNAMFPNKWIGKYGPINYPPRSPDLTVLDYYFWGRIKDLVYHERPTIRDNMILRISEAIRSLGADEILRATNSFQRRVDMCIAENGAHFEHFA